The Limnospira fusiformis SAG 85.79 genomic interval AAAGCCATGACTGTGGCTTCTGCTGGTCGGGGAACCACAGGGTTAGCCATGGCTCGCAAATGCTCTACAATCAAAGTAGTAGTCGCCCCCACCGCTTCAATTTGAGTCCAGGTAGCGGGGATATCTAATTTTAGGTGAGGGTGATGGTCATACAACCGGATTTCCAAATTCGGTAAGTCTAACCATTCGGCTGCTTTCCCTAAGCGATCGCGATTTTGGGTATCCACCACCGACAATTTACAGATCCGGTCAGGATTAACCGATCGCCTTTCAATCAATGGAAACTCATCTCGATACAAAGCCAAAAAATCCCGCACGGCTGGATGAGATCCCCCCGTCAGCACTATTCTACTACCTGGATACAGGCAAGTTAAACCTACCGCCGCCCCCAAGGAGTCAAAATCTGCTGTGGTATGACATAGAATCAAGTGCATATCAGGTATTTTTTGGACTTTACACCTATTTTATCTCGATCCTTGACACTCTCTAAGATCCATCCACTAATATTGTTGGGTTCAGTCCTCATACTGATCTGCTATTGGGCGATCGCACTGATTTGAATACTATTGTCTGTAGACTCAGGGTATCTGTAGCTGACATAATTTCAGTATGACAGAGATTAACAAGGCTTTAGGTCAAGTTCTGATTAAGTACAGAACACTAGCAAAGATTTCCCAAGAAGAACTCGCGGACAGAGCAGGTATACATCGTACCTATGTCAGCCAGATAGAACGTGGTTTAAAATCACCCACTTTGTCTGTCTTGTTTCGGATTTCCCAATCTCTAAACACTACTGCTAGTGTTTTGATAGCTGAAGTTGAACGAGCATTATATGACATACATTATTAATCCTAATTTCCATATTTTGGGGGGATTTGAAGTCAATGCTAGACATATAGATTCAGCACTGTCCCAAACAAATCAATTCCTAGAAACTATTCCGGCGGCTGTTTATAAAAATATTGATTATAAAACTACAAGTTCGATTGTTGGTTCCATGTTTTGCCAGTCTATAGCCGAAGTAACAGAAGCGATCGTTAACCCCATATAGAAAGGACATCCCGATCTTATCCCCAAGGGAAGTGAAAACTCGCCGGAGGAAGAATTGCGTAATTATCCTGTGGGTTTAGAGGTGAAGTGTACTATTGGAAATATAACTAAAGGTGCAAATCTCAGAGCCGGACAACCAAGAATCAATGCTTTAGAGGGAATTACCTGGCAAGCTCATCA includes:
- a CDS encoding helix-turn-helix domain-containing protein; the protein is MTEINKALGQVLIKYRTLAKISQEELADRAGIHRTYVSQIERGLKSPTLSVLFRISQSLNTTASVLIAEVERALYDIHY